The genomic stretch tggcaaaagcaattggtatcataatgcataaaaaacaaataaacatgagtgaaacgaatggattacttcaagacaaacattatcattgcattagcattaacattaaaaaataaacaagtttctacatgcaaacaatgcattgaaaaacaagaaatattacaaatgaaaattagtaagaattctaaaaactgagaaaaatCTCTCCATCAGGAcatatgctgaacgaaacatctttcgaacttcaggctaccatcaatagtgattcattcatgctttggcaaaggatTAAATTGAACAGCAGGACCAACATCtcggaaagtcaaaataccagcatggattaatctttgaacttcaatcTTGAGAGGCCAGCAATCCTCTAAGCCATGTCcaagagcattctgatgaaaagcacaagtagcGTCGACTTTGTATCACTAAGGGAGTTTCTCGGGAACAGGAGGCGGTGACCTTATTTGAACCAAATTCTTAccaaatcaaagcagggtacaattctgtgtaagtcatggggatgggatcaaaattccccttttgagattgattttaCTCGTACGGTGGAGGAGCTcgttgacgagtactctgctgataatctggaattgcatgaattgaattggatacaggaatgacatagggaacatgctgatgttgatgatgattgtttcctcccctgattcttttctttgaaaattcattaccaaacttcttcacactaccagctaagttaccttcttcaagcaaacattccttttggacatccttttctagaagcgcaTTCATATCCACCTCTTGATAAGTGCTTTATCCATGCTAAAATGACTTATTATAACATAGCACTTATCTTGCTTATTTGACCTATTTCTCACATAAAAACCCCTAATTATTGAATAAACTATTATTGTGCAAGATTACTTGGCTTGGTTTGTTTTTTTGCAGGATTTGGCCTTAAAGCAAAAACCAGAAAACagagcattcgctgcagcgaactatatttcgctgtagcgaactccagGCACTCAAAGGCAAAAATCCAGAAACAGTGCATTCGCTGCACCGAAAGGTAGCGAATGGTAGCGAAGGcccgattcgctgcagcgaaccatatttcgctgtagcgaatgaagTCAGAATCAAACTTCCCAGTTTCGCTAGCAGCAAGCAGTAGCGAGGTACATTtgctgcagcgaaccatatttcgctgtagcgaactttggcggtttctagaagatttgaatttcttaaagctgaagaaaacaTTCGTTGTAGCGAAATATCCTTCGCGTAGCAAACTCTGGCGGTCAGAACAAAGACTTAACAATTAAGCAAGGCATTCGCTGCAGCAAACTTCTGTTCGCATAGCGAACTCAGGCGGCCAGAACAGCTATAAAAGGAGCAGAAAATCAGTTCAGAGAGAACATTCACTTTTATCTTGTAATACCTTTGTAATAGTAACAGAAATAGAGGCTTTTAGGGAGAGGGAGCTGGACATACATCGAGAGTCGGGAAATCGTCATTGATGTCGTTCCAACTCGAATCTTCCATTGTTCATCaagctaccatgagtagctaaatccctctcttgttgggattggtcgtagttcaccgaaatagtatgtattttctttgatcatggcattatatataatttatgtttgaatcattattGTTGTTATCTTCGTTTCACTgtttatttcatggattgaattaatattgacaaatacgattctaatctcgatccaagataacaactattaaactctaaatgctagacatagatttaggtttaatattcactttAAGTATTGAATCTTAATGCTACCGTATTGTTTAGTAGActgagaaatcgtcgattaaaccataaggtaagaaatctcaacaaacgtttagacatgaactttgttgtgagcaatacgtgatgataATGAAACAAGCATAGATTGTGTATAACTGATCCAAGATTTGCATATTGAATCGgtggatgaaaaccaattcccaacaagTCTATCCTATTGAAACTTATCTTTCGTTATTTACGCACTTTTACTTTCCGTAACTTCACACCAAACAAACTTGAAACTTTATGCTTAGAACTATAGAAATTGTTGAACGGTTTTGATATcgctccaatccctgtggatacgataatataaaatacttacatTTGACTTGTACTTTCTACAACATCAAATTGGCGTCGTTGCCAGGGATTGGCGTTTAAGATATTAAAACATCGCAATCGTTTCTATACTTTTAAGCTTTGTGCATTTgtttatatattgtatatatttttctgtttgttgCAACGTTTGCTCAAGTGTTTGGATAGGTGGAAAATTTTCTGTTTATGCTTCGAGGCAAAAGTTCAAAGGAGCAACTtttttttgatcccgagatcgaaagaacAATCCGAAAGAACAAAAGGCAAACGAAGAAACAAAAATccaaacagaaaaagaaaggaGCATCTACATCAACTTCCTCACCAAAtgcatcaaaagaaacaatggctgAAGTTGTTAATGGTCCTTGTGAAAGTAGCTCAAGGCGGTTCGCCCATCTCACCAACAATCCAGCCGCAAGACGAGCTGAGATGAAAACAGGACTGCTGCAAATTATTTATGCTAatccttttgcaggtttggatcaTGAAGATCCATACACTTACCTCACCCGATTCTACGAAATAGCTGGTACATTAGGTGCACCAGAGGCTGAAGAGGAAGCTGTCTTCATGAGGTTATTTCCACACTCTTTGATCGGAAAAGCAAAAGATTGGTACCTCGATCAATCAACAGAAACCATGACCAATTGGAATGTGTTTGAGAGAAACTTTCTCAGCAGATTCTTTTCTCACAACCGATTCGTGGATGCAAAGACAGCTATCGCCACATTCACCCAACTTTCAAATGAAACTTTGTGTGAAGCCTGGGAACGCTATAAATCCATGCTACGGAAGTGTCCAAACCACGATTTCGACGACATGTCACAAATCCACATTTTCCGTAATGGATTATTACCTCAACCGAAGCTTTTACTTGACGCAacagctggaggttccttgatAGCAAAAAGTGCAGCAGAAGCAATTTcaatcattgataggatggctctCACAGATCACCAAGTTCAACACAATCGAGGTACCGTGCAAAAGAAAGCTGGAATTTTGGAATTAGGCACGAATGACGCAATCCTGGCCCAAAATAAACTGCTCACTCAAACTGTGGAAGAATTAACAAAACAATTATCCAAGCTACCTCAACAACTTAAAGAAATGCACGGTTCGTCAAGCACATCACAACAAGTAGCTGTTTGTGAGTTATGCACAGGGGATCACCAAACTGGTTTTTGCCCTCCACTCAATGAAGAAGTGAACTATCTTGGAAATCAACAACAAAGGCAAACTCCATACCAAAATAACCAAGGTTATccgtacaacaacaacaacacaagctATGGCCAAAACAGATCAAATCAATTCCAAAGTTACACGCATTCAGACAAGCTTTCAAAGATAGAGGATACCTTGAATCAATTTATGCAACTGTCCATGGCAAACCAGAAAAACACCGATGCatcaataagaaatcttgaaACGCAAGTTGGACAAATTGCAAAGCAACTAAGTGATCAACAAAGAGGTACGTTCACCGCATCTACTCAAACCAATCCAAAAGAGAATTGCAATTCAATCACAACAATAAAAGTAGAAGTGGTTGAAaataaagttggggagagtgaaAAAGAAAAGATGGTGGTGATggaaaatcaagaagaaaacAATGAAAAGAAGGATGAAGCAAAGGCGACCGATCCTGGACAAGTTACCTTACCAGTTACCATTGGAAATATCTATTTTGATAATGCTTTAGTTGATCTTGGATCAAGCGTCAATCTTCTTCCATTATCCACCATGAGAAAGATTGAAGATCTTCATTTGAGCCCTACGACAATGAAATTACAACTTGCTGACAAGTCAACCACAAAACCAATTGGCGTGATGAAAGACGTAAAGATCAAATTGGAGAGTTTTCAATGTTCAACTGACTTTGTGGTAATAAGCATGAACGGTAATGAAGACGGCCCTCCAATCTTAGGTCGTCCCTTCATAAAATTGGCAAGAATGATGATTGACGTGGATGAAAGGAAAATGAAGGTAAGGCACAAAGATGGAGAAATCAATTTCACATTGTTTCAACACAAGGAGGATGATTATTCCAAAGATAAAGCTCCTGATGAATTAGGCCTGGAAGCATTAAAAGAAATGGACAAGAAAGAAAAGCCAAAGGATGGTGGCAAGGACATTTTGACGAATTCATACAAACCACCATAAAGCTTACTCGAAataggcgtcgagctaacgacgttaaacaagCACTTGTTGGGAGGTAACCCAACTTTTCATTGCTTTCATTTCCTTTatgcataattaatagattagtaggaAGAAAATGGCATGACATAGCACAAAtaaaattctgcagaaaacagaATTATgcagagttcgctacgcgaagccctgcttcgctgcagcgaacgcagcaagttcaaaaaaaaatcttttccaaTCATGCCATCTTCTTCATTTTGATTTCTGTGTGTTTTCACTTTTGAGCTATAGATGACTTATGACCAATTCATGATGCTTGTTGTCCTCTAACAATGAATTGAAAGAAGAAGCATAGAGTGGAAAATCAATTTCACATAAACCAAAAGAACAAGGTTAAGGACATGAGTTGAAAAGATTGCACTATCCAAGGTACATGTGTAATGCTTTCTTAGAATTTAGCATATACATGACATGAGTAGGCTGCATAAAACCAGTTCATACAAACCTATGCCATGACATGTTTTCATATGAATCACTTAGTTCTAAAACAAGAAAGTGAGGTAACCTTCCATTGTTCACTATATGCTAAGGAGACTGacaaattcttgttttaactcgtTTGATTCATGCTTAAATCTTGCATTTATGTTGGCAATCGCAAAGacatagaagggatcaaggcaaTTCTTTGAAATTGAGCATAACTACTAAACCAAATATAGCCTCATTGTCCCTTGTGAGTGAGTGATCTTttgcaaccccttttgagccataTGACAATGAATCTATCATTAATGAACTGAACAATACATTAAGTAAACCACTTAGTGGATATTGTTCTATAtctttaaaaatcataaaaagttCACATATGATAGATTCTATTTTTCCTTGAATATAACCTTGAAACCATGATATCTTTTGAAAAATCTCAATGAGCATTCAAAGCAAGTAAGGTATTGTTCAATTTGGGGAGAAAAGATAAAAAGACTttcttcaaaagaaaagaaaaagatttgagaatcaaaagaaaagaatagaaagtaagaaaagaaaaagagaaatgaacaacagaaaaggaatgtattcaaaaagaaagaaacaaggaAGGTAGGATGAGTGATATGTGTAGAAGAATGACAATTTATGAATGCTCttctaaaaagaaaaatcaacaacCTTTTTGTTTCCATTATCcctagaaatgacacttccttggtaccttaagccacattacaaccatgaAAGACCTTAGTGATCTATGTTCTTGCTTATCAACATATCTTGCTTGGATGAAAGTATGAATTGATCTAGATGTTAGCAAAATTTGTCATGTGAGAG from Vicia villosa cultivar HV-30 ecotype Madison, WI linkage group LG4, Vvil1.0, whole genome shotgun sequence encodes the following:
- the LOC131597269 gene encoding uncharacterized protein LOC131597269; this translates as MAEVVNGPCESSSRRFAHLTNNPAARRAEMKTGLLQIIYANPFAGLDHEDPYTYLTRFYEIAGTLGAPEAEEEAVFMRLFPHSLIGKAKDWYLDQSTETMTNWNVFERNFLSRFFSHNRFVDAKTAIATFTQLSNETLCEAWERYKSMLRKCPNHDFDDMSQIHIFRNGLLPQPKLLLDATAGGSLIAKSAAEAISIIDRMALTDHQVQHNRGTVQKKAGILELGTNDAILAQNKLLTQTVEELTKQLSKLPQQLKEMHGSSSTSQQVAVCELCTGDHQTGFCPPLNEEVNYLGNQQQRQTPYQNNQGYPYNNNNTSYGQNRSNQFQSYTHSDKLSKIEDTLNQFMQLSMANQKNTDASIRNLETQVGQIAKQLSDQQRGTFTASTQTNPKENCNSITTIKVEVVENKVGESEKEKMVVMENQEENNEKKDEAKATDPGQVTLPVTIGNIYFDNALVDLGSSVNLLPLSTMRKIEDLHLSPTTMKLQLADKSTTKPIGVMKDVKIKLESFQCSTDFVVISMNGNEDGPPILGRPFIKLARMMIDVDERKMKVRHKDGEINFTLFQHKEDDYSKDKAPDELGLEALKEMDKKEKPKDGGKDILTNSYKPP